The following coding sequences lie in one Acidimicrobiia bacterium genomic window:
- the extP gene encoding selenite/tellurite reduction operon b-type cytochrome ExtP, which yields MPGRVRDSEVWESIFRPGSPFRKGYGDSPRNRSYVIMNNVLYHLHPVKVKRHAVRLSYTLCLGGLSFFLFILLTITGIFLMFYYTPASPDAYEDIASLSTSVAFGQLVRNMHRWGAHLMVITVFLHMTRVFYHGAYKPPREFNWVVGVVLLFLTLFLSFTGYLLPWDQLALWAVTVGSNMGGYTPVFGDQVTFVLLGGLQVGAATLLRFYVLHVLAFPFLIVIFMAVHFWRVRKDGGISGPL from the coding sequence ATGCCCGGCCGCGTGCGCGACAGCGAGGTCTGGGAGTCGATCTTCCGGCCCGGTTCGCCGTTCCGCAAAGGCTACGGCGACAGCCCCCGCAACCGGTCCTACGTGATCATGAACAACGTGCTCTATCACCTCCACCCGGTGAAGGTGAAGCGGCACGCCGTCCGCCTTTCCTACACCCTGTGCCTGGGAGGGCTCTCTTTCTTCCTGTTCATCCTGTTGACCATCACGGGCATCTTCCTCATGTTCTATTACACGCCCGCCTCGCCCGACGCGTACGAGGACATCGCCTCGCTGTCCACGAGCGTCGCCTTCGGGCAGCTGGTGCGCAACATGCACCGATGGGGCGCCCACCTGATGGTGATCACGGTGTTCCTGCACATGACCCGGGTCTTCTATCACGGCGCCTACAAGCCGCCGCGCGAGTTCAACTGGGTGGTCGGCGTCGTCCTGCTCTTTCTCACCCTGTTCCTCTCCTTCACCGGCTACCTGCTCCCTTGGGACCAGCTGGCCCTGTGGGCGGTGACGGTGGGATCCAACATGGGTGGCTACACCCCCGTGTTCGGTGACCAGGTGACGTTCGTACTGCTCGGGGGGCTCCAGGTGGGGGCGGCGACGCTGCTGCGCTTCTACGTGCTCCACGTCCTCGCCTTTCCGTTCCTCATCGTGATCTTCATGGCCGTCCACTTCTGGCGCGTGCGCAAAGACGGCGGCATCTCCGGACCGCTCTAA
- a CDS encoding cbb3-type cytochrome c oxidase subunit II, with product MTSATETMDTAEPTDAPGGLRGLITNPAFGSLAIRGHFLISSLFLIVGLALLGLATAKLVWPGLLADTALLSFGRIWPMALCSLVFGWLTIGLAGVTLHAVPRTLGVPLALPAFALGNLLLMAAATAYGVAAIGFGQSEGAGLAAMPLFADGPLLLSYLTLAGLVTLTARRADRSAVPLSCWYLIAAPWWLVASYAVGAAPDLTGIPGEVQAAFSSTAIIGLWIAAATVGVGYYLVSRRVPDAAFNGDLGRIGFYSLAFTWVWTTGLAFQYGPTGDWFETLPIVFGVGLAVGVVAILADFAMALRGRWAAVAADAPLTLFALGSLLFGLVPVLMLTLSLRSGSAILRFTRFETGVFIVTVIGAFTLCAMAAVAHAVDEHRSGAGGGRVLQAVGLAAFGGAVVAAGSQMIAGLQQGLAWLAIVQDGRVPVGDDFAPSVVGVRGLDRVTTGSLAVVLAAASLFALWVLLRSFARSEEEAERSSAVLTTARLRTVGRTVVLLFAVGALGAYYLPAVDADTGPSILAERSRAHAEGSLADQGRSLYVTEGCVYCHTQEVRPIVTDARMGAVSDLGDYAFDPAGISGFSRIGPDLAHAGSRSPTDSPLWIRDHLIDPRAARPWSSMPSYRHLTDDELTALSVYVSGLE from the coding sequence GTGACCTCGGCTACCGAGACGATGGACACCGCTGAGCCGACCGATGCGCCGGGCGGACTCCGCGGGCTGATCACCAATCCGGCGTTCGGGTCGCTGGCGATCCGCGGCCACTTCCTGATCTCGTCGCTGTTCTTGATCGTCGGCCTGGCCCTCCTGGGGCTTGCCACGGCGAAGTTGGTCTGGCCCGGCCTGCTTGCCGACACCGCACTGCTCTCGTTCGGTCGGATCTGGCCGATGGCCCTGTGCTCGCTGGTCTTCGGGTGGCTGACCATCGGCCTCGCCGGCGTCACCCTCCACGCGGTGCCCCGGACCCTGGGCGTGCCGCTGGCGCTCCCGGCGTTCGCCCTCGGCAACCTGCTCCTCATGGCCGCGGCCACCGCATACGGTGTCGCCGCCATCGGGTTCGGACAGAGCGAAGGTGCGGGTCTCGCCGCCATGCCGCTCTTCGCCGACGGCCCGCTGCTCCTCTCCTACCTGACCCTGGCCGGGTTGGTCACCCTCACCGCCCGGCGAGCCGACCGCTCTGCGGTGCCGCTGTCGTGCTGGTATCTGATTGCGGCGCCGTGGTGGTTGGTGGCCTCCTACGCCGTTGGCGCCGCTCCGGACCTCACCGGTATCCCCGGCGAGGTGCAGGCGGCGTTCTCGTCCACCGCGATCATCGGGCTCTGGATCGCCGCGGCCACTGTCGGCGTCGGCTACTACCTCGTTTCTCGGCGCGTGCCCGACGCCGCGTTCAACGGCGACCTCGGCCGTATCGGCTTTTACTCGTTGGCCTTCACCTGGGTGTGGACGACCGGCCTCGCCTTCCAGTACGGCCCGACCGGAGACTGGTTCGAGACGCTTCCGATCGTCTTCGGCGTGGGACTGGCCGTCGGGGTGGTCGCCATCCTCGCCGACTTCGCCATGGCCCTTCGCGGTCGGTGGGCCGCGGTCGCCGCCGACGCGCCATTGACCCTGTTCGCCCTCGGATCGCTGCTCTTCGGTCTGGTTCCGGTTCTCATGCTGACCCTGAGCCTTCGATCCGGTTCCGCCATCCTGCGGTTCACCAGGTTCGAGACCGGGGTGTTCATCGTCACCGTCATCGGTGCGTTCACCCTCTGCGCCATGGCTGCGGTGGCTCATGCGGTCGACGAACACCGGTCGGGGGCTGGCGGGGGCCGCGTCCTGCAGGCTGTCGGCCTGGCCGCCTTCGGGGGTGCCGTGGTCGCAGCCGGCAGTCAGATGATCGCCGGACTGCAGCAGGGGCTGGCATGGCTGGCGATCGTGCAGGACGGCCGGGTTCCTGTAGGTGACGACTTCGCCCCCTCGGTCGTGGGCGTTCGCGGACTCGACCGGGTGACCACCGGGTCGCTCGCCGTCGTGCTGGCCGCGGCCTCCCTGTTTGCTCTCTGGGTGCTGCTGCGGTCGTTCGCTCGCTCGGAAGAGGAAGCGGAACGGTCCTCTGCAGTCCTGACCACCGCCCGGTTGCGGACGGTCGGGCGGACGGTGGTGCTCCTGTTCGCCGTCGGGGCACTCGGGGCGTATTACCTGCCGGCCGTCGACGCCGACACCGGGCCGTCGATCCTCGCCGAGCGGTCACGGGCGCACGCCGAGGGCTCGCTCGCCGACCAGGGGCGCTCGCTCTATGTCACGGAAGGGTGTGTGTATTGCCACACGCAGGAGGTGCGCCCCATCGTCACCGATGCTCGGATGGGCGCCGTGTCCGATCTCGGTGACTACGCGTTCGACCCTGCCGGCATCAGCGGGTTCAGTCGAATCGGACCGGATCTCGCCCACGCCGGGTCGCGTTCCCCCACCGATTCGCCGCTGTGGATTCGTGATCACCTGATCGACCCCCGCGCGGCGCGGCCGTGGTCGTCGATGCCGTCATACCGCCATCTCACCGACGACGAGCTGACCGCACTGTCCGTCTACGTTTCGGGGCTGGAATGA
- a CDS encoding menaquinol-cytochrome c reductase cytochrome b subunit, which produces MADIPEHLLRRAAQARAKARGVSVDEVLVEFGAAPSEGNGESAAPAATVATAVSSAPSALAIPEGVRTQRLLTVVKARAIQQVKKEPTDKVHVWPHLLGMEFVALLVVTALLTVFSVFQDAPLLEFANPNDQPNPSKAPWYFLGLQELLSYFDAQVAGVLIPGLGLAGLASIPYVDRNRSTLPSDRKFAIMVFTFFVMASAILTMIGSFYRGPGLNFSYPWRDGIFFDL; this is translated from the coding sequence ATGGCTGACATCCCCGAACATCTCCTCAGACGAGCCGCACAGGCGAGAGCGAAGGCTCGCGGCGTGTCCGTCGACGAGGTGCTCGTCGAGTTCGGCGCCGCGCCCTCAGAGGGCAACGGCGAGTCGGCGGCGCCGGCGGCCACCGTGGCCACCGCGGTCTCGTCGGCCCCCTCCGCTCTAGCCATCCCAGAGGGCGTCCGCACCCAGCGCCTCCTGACCGTGGTCAAGGCTCGAGCCATCCAGCAGGTGAAGAAGGAGCCCACCGACAAGGTGCATGTGTGGCCCCACCTGCTCGGCATGGAGTTCGTGGCGCTGCTGGTGGTCACCGCCCTGCTCACCGTCTTCTCCGTGTTCCAGGACGCCCCGCTCCTCGAGTTCGCCAATCCGAACGACCAGCCGAATCCGTCAAAGGCCCCGTGGTACTTCCTCGGCCTCCAGGAGCTGCTGTCCTACTTCGACGCCCAGGTGGCAGGCGTCCTCATCCCGGGCCTCGGACTGGCCGGGCTCGCCTCCATCCCCTATGTGGACCGCAACCGCTCAACACTGCCTTCGGATCGCAAGTTCGCCATCATGGTGTTCACCTTCTTCGTGATGGCCTCGGCGATCCTCACCATGATCGGATCCTTCTACCGGGGTCCCGGACTCAACTTCTCGTATCCGTGGAGAGACGGGATCTTCTTCGACCTATGA
- the nuoF gene encoding NADH-quinone oxidoreductase subunit NuoF, with amino-acid sequence MTDRILTTLMTEHPTDSHTLPRYQAEGGYTALRAALAMKSEEIVEQVKASNLMGRGGAGFPTGVKWGFLAPGADRYLVVNADESEPGTFKDRQLLERDPHQVLEGILISAFALGVHRVFVYVRGEYPRPARRMQAAIDEARGAGLVGDDVAGSGYAIEVSVHLGAGAYICGEETALLNSLEGRRGEPRIKPPFPAVEGLYALPTIVNNVETLANIPWIVANGGAAYDAIGPEGSRGTRMFSLSGHVERPGNYEIVMGLSWRELIYDVGGGVRDGRGLKAWIPGGASAPWFVPALHLDTPVTNDDVGRLGSMLGSGAVVVMDETTDVVAAALSIVKFFAHESCGECTPCREGTTWLEQILDRILHGAGRPTDLDLLLDISDNISPGLRWPPTMTTICPLGPSAVSPITSIMTHFRGEVEEMVMAGTAHV; translated from the coding sequence ATGACCGACCGGATCCTCACCACCCTGATGACCGAGCATCCGACGGACAGCCACACCCTGCCTCGGTACCAGGCCGAGGGGGGCTACACCGCACTGCGCGCCGCTCTGGCCATGAAGTCCGAGGAGATCGTGGAGCAGGTGAAGGCGTCCAACCTGATGGGCCGGGGCGGTGCCGGCTTCCCGACCGGCGTCAAGTGGGGCTTCCTCGCACCGGGCGCCGACCGGTACCTGGTGGTCAACGCCGACGAGTCCGAGCCGGGGACGTTCAAGGACCGACAGCTGCTCGAGCGTGACCCGCACCAGGTGCTCGAAGGCATCCTCATCTCCGCCTTCGCCCTCGGCGTCCACCGCGTGTTCGTCTACGTCCGCGGCGAGTACCCCCGACCTGCGCGACGGATGCAGGCCGCCATCGATGAGGCCCGGGGCGCCGGTCTGGTGGGAGACGACGTCGCCGGTAGCGGGTACGCCATCGAGGTGTCCGTGCACCTCGGGGCCGGCGCCTACATCTGCGGCGAGGAGACCGCGCTGCTCAACAGCCTGGAGGGCCGACGCGGCGAGCCCAGGATCAAGCCGCCGTTCCCGGCGGTCGAGGGCCTGTACGCCCTGCCAACCATCGTCAACAACGTGGAGACCCTGGCCAATATCCCGTGGATCGTGGCGAACGGCGGCGCAGCCTACGACGCCATCGGCCCCGAGGGGTCCCGCGGTACCCGCATGTTCTCGCTGTCGGGCCACGTCGAGCGCCCCGGGAACTACGAGATCGTCATGGGCCTGAGCTGGCGAGAGCTCATCTACGACGTGGGCGGCGGCGTGCGCGACGGGCGCGGTCTGAAGGCCTGGATCCCGGGCGGGGCATCGGCACCGTGGTTCGTGCCGGCACTTCACCTGGACACACCCGTCACCAATGACGACGTGGGGCGCCTCGGTTCGATGCTGGGCTCCGGGGCGGTCGTCGTCATGGACGAGACCACCGACGTGGTGGCGGCGGCGCTGAGCATCGTCAAGTTCTTCGCCCACGAGTCCTGCGGGGAGTGCACACCGTGTCGGGAGGGCACGACCTGGTTGGAGCAGATTCTCGATCGCATCCTCCACGGCGCCGGCCGACCCACCGACCTAGACCTGCTGCTCGACATCTCCGACAACATCAGCCCCGGACTGCGCTGGCCACCGACGATGACGACGATCTGCCCGTTGGGTCCGTCGGCGGTGTCTCCGATCACCTCGATCATGACGCACTTCCGCGGCGAGGTAGAGGAGATGGTGATGGCGGGGACGGCCCATGTCTGA
- a CDS encoding NADH-quinone oxidoreductase subunit A yields MSLSDYLPIGLMFLLVVAFGGVSIIATRWLAPQRPTPEKSEPYESGIVPIHEPVERFPVRFYVVAMLFVVFDIEIIFLFAWAVEFYDLGWYGMAAIGVFTVLLVETLVYVWKRGALDWSERSRARYRRVVAPGGEEA; encoded by the coding sequence ATGTCTCTGAGCGATTACCTGCCCATCGGTCTCATGTTCCTGCTGGTGGTGGCATTCGGCGGGGTGTCGATCATCGCGACGCGCTGGCTGGCACCGCAGAGACCGACACCGGAGAAATCCGAGCCCTACGAGTCGGGCATCGTGCCGATCCATGAACCGGTCGAGCGATTCCCGGTGCGTTTCTACGTCGTGGCGATGCTGTTCGTCGTGTTCGACATCGAGATCATCTTCCTGTTCGCCTGGGCCGTCGAGTTCTACGACCTCGGTTGGTACGGCATGGCTGCCATCGGCGTGTTCACCGTGCTGCTGGTGGAGACGCTGGTGTACGTGTGGAAGCGAGGGGCACTGGACTGGAGTGAGCGGTCGCGAGCCCGGTATCGCCGGGTGGTCGCCCCAGGTGGGGAGGAGGCGTAG
- a CDS encoding c-type cytochrome, whose product MSLDDLIAAAAEKMGMPAAMVRRSAEARAKAEGLSLETVLSEWAGVDAPESPSEGGAPDEAAAEAAPAAKPEPAPKPAATGIDKFVEMAAEAMKMPASMVRRSAAARADVEGRSYEEVLADWAGVDVAEVRAAAEEKPAPAEEPAEAPAAAADEGAAEVAAEEAPAAATAEGDDQEEAEPEEEAPAAVEVIGEAAEPDSRAVEEGEPELVGAGSGVPRWLSTLFVVGPAVAIIYAAFLPNGPNCGDAGQLAIDPVTGVAVECDGSAYGEVVVDYLAMGAELFEVWGCAGCHGAGGGGGSGPAFTGGALPETFPEGQCGQHTEWIRLGTTGWPDPTYGANDKQVGGFGVMPGFGSNLTDTELAAVALYERVQFGGETLDAALDDCGLTDDGEDADEVDEVTLEAP is encoded by the coding sequence ATGAGCTTGGACGACCTGATCGCAGCGGCGGCGGAGAAGATGGGTATGCCGGCGGCCATGGTCCGCCGATCTGCGGAGGCTCGCGCCAAGGCCGAGGGGCTCAGCCTCGAAACGGTTCTCTCCGAGTGGGCGGGCGTCGACGCACCGGAGTCGCCGAGCGAGGGTGGTGCCCCCGACGAGGCGGCGGCGGAGGCTGCGCCCGCCGCCAAGCCGGAACCTGCCCCGAAGCCGGCGGCGACGGGCATCGACAAGTTCGTGGAGATGGCGGCCGAGGCGATGAAGATGCCGGCGAGCATGGTCCGGCGGTCGGCGGCGGCGCGCGCCGACGTCGAGGGGCGCTCCTACGAGGAGGTCCTCGCCGACTGGGCAGGCGTGGACGTCGCCGAGGTCCGGGCTGCCGCCGAGGAGAAGCCCGCTCCCGCCGAAGAGCCTGCGGAGGCACCGGCGGCGGCGGCGGACGAGGGGGCTGCCGAGGTTGCCGCCGAGGAAGCGCCAGCGGCGGCTACAGCCGAGGGCGACGACCAAGAGGAGGCAGAGCCGGAGGAAGAGGCTCCCGCCGCGGTGGAGGTCATCGGCGAGGCAGCGGAACCGGACTCTCGTGCAGTCGAGGAGGGCGAGCCGGAGCTGGTCGGGGCGGGTTCCGGTGTGCCCCGTTGGCTGTCGACCCTGTTCGTGGTCGGCCCGGCCGTGGCGATCATCTACGCCGCCTTCCTTCCCAACGGTCCCAACTGTGGCGATGCAGGTCAGCTCGCCATCGATCCGGTCACCGGCGTCGCCGTCGAGTGCGACGGCTCTGCTTACGGAGAGGTGGTCGTCGACTACCTGGCGATGGGTGCCGAGTTGTTCGAGGTGTGGGGGTGCGCCGGTTGCCATGGTGCTGGCGGCGGTGGTGGCTCGGGTCCTGCGTTCACCGGTGGCGCACTCCCGGAGACCTTCCCCGAGGGCCAGTGTGGCCAGCACACTGAGTGGATCCGGCTCGGGACCACAGGGTGGCCCGATCCCACATACGGAGCCAACGACAAACAAGTCGGTGGCTTCGGGGTCATGCCCGGGTTCGGATCGAACCTGACGGACACGGAGCTCGCCGCGGTTGCGCTGTACGAGCGCGTTCAGTTCGGTGGCGAGACCCTCGACGCGGCCCTCGACGACTGCGGCCTCACCGACGACGGCGAGGACGCCGATGAAGTCGACGAGGTCACCTTAGAGGCGCCCTAG
- a CDS encoding NADH-quinone oxidoreductase subunit C, which translates to MIHEMVQRVADAVPGSQLEESFGQAQVRVPTERLAEAAMAARDAGFLMFVDLCAVDYLHRSPRFEVVAVLLSLDPPVRLRLVTGADADAPVVPSLTSVYPGANFYEREAYDLFGVRFEGHPDLTRILLPDDWEGHPLRKDTPVGAVPVQFKDAREVT; encoded by the coding sequence ATGATCCACGAGATGGTCCAGAGGGTCGCCGATGCGGTCCCCGGTTCCCAGCTCGAGGAGTCGTTCGGTCAGGCGCAGGTGCGCGTCCCCACCGAGCGACTGGCCGAGGCGGCGATGGCGGCACGCGATGCGGGCTTCCTCATGTTCGTCGACCTGTGCGCCGTCGACTACCTGCACCGGTCGCCGCGGTTCGAGGTCGTCGCCGTGTTGTTGTCGCTGGATCCTCCGGTCCGGTTGCGCCTGGTGACGGGAGCCGACGCGGACGCGCCGGTGGTCCCGTCGCTCACCTCGGTGTACCCGGGCGCCAACTTCTACGAGCGCGAGGCTTACGACCTGTTCGGAGTTCGGTTCGAGGGTCATCCCGACCTGACCAGGATCCTGCTCCCGGACGACTGGGAGGGCCACCCCCTGCGCAAGGACACCCCTGTCGGGGCGGTGCCCGTGCAGTTCAAAGATGCGCGGGAGGTGACGTGA
- a CDS encoding NADH-quinone oxidoreductase subunit D: MSNPPDIPSGELERPARVGDDTVALSDRVIKELWLSGTEAPGIMERFTSEGTQEMRLDEEGAVLAEQMGTLVDDDFEIGAFTSDDERQILNVGPQHPATHGVLRLQLELEGEVIRRCKPVIGYLHTGMEQTAEVLTYMQGPTNVTRMDYLSPFFNELCFSLAVERLMGVDVPPRAQAIRVLMTELNRISSHQLWLATGGMDIGAVSMMIYGWRERESVLAFFEQTTGLRMNHNYIRPGGVAADLPDGWEGTVGGLLETLPKGIDEYDALLTQNPIFLDRTQGIGVLTPEECLAYGVTGPMLRASGVDFDLRKAFPYSGIEQYDFDVPLGRHGDVYDRYLVRMEEMRQSLRIVRQVLETMPSGDYRTEDRKVTPPPRARIDQSMEALIHHFKLFTEGFKVPPGAVYEAVESPRGELGMYLVSNGSAKPWRLHVRGPSFASVQVLPVMLSDGLIGDAIAALASADPVLGDVDR; this comes from the coding sequence GTGAGCAACCCGCCCGACATCCCATCCGGCGAGCTGGAGAGGCCAGCCCGGGTCGGCGACGACACCGTTGCCCTTTCGGACCGGGTGATCAAGGAACTGTGGCTGTCCGGCACCGAGGCGCCCGGCATCATGGAACGGTTCACCTCCGAGGGCACCCAGGAGATGCGCCTCGACGAGGAGGGTGCGGTCCTCGCCGAGCAGATGGGCACCCTCGTCGACGACGACTTCGAGATCGGCGCGTTCACCTCGGACGATGAGCGGCAGATCCTCAACGTCGGGCCACAGCATCCGGCCACTCACGGGGTCCTGCGCCTCCAGTTGGAGTTGGAGGGCGAAGTCATCCGCCGCTGCAAGCCGGTGATCGGATACCTGCACACGGGCATGGAGCAGACGGCCGAGGTCCTCACCTACATGCAGGGCCCCACCAACGTCACCCGCATGGACTACCTGTCGCCGTTCTTCAACGAGCTGTGCTTCTCCCTCGCCGTGGAACGCCTCATGGGCGTCGACGTCCCGCCGCGGGCGCAGGCGATCCGGGTCCTGATGACCGAGCTCAACCGGATCTCCAGCCACCAGCTCTGGCTGGCCACCGGAGGCATGGACATCGGGGCGGTGTCGATGATGATCTACGGATGGCGCGAGCGCGAGTCGGTGCTCGCCTTCTTCGAGCAGACCACCGGGCTGCGCATGAACCACAATTACATCCGTCCCGGTGGCGTGGCCGCCGACCTCCCCGACGGATGGGAGGGCACGGTCGGTGGGCTCCTGGAGACCCTCCCCAAGGGCATCGACGAGTACGACGCCCTCCTCACTCAGAACCCCATCTTCCTGGATCGCACCCAGGGCATCGGGGTGCTCACCCCGGAGGAGTGCCTCGCCTACGGCGTCACCGGGCCGATGCTGCGGGCGTCCGGTGTCGACTTCGACCTGCGCAAGGCCTTCCCCTACTCGGGCATCGAGCAGTACGACTTCGACGTTCCGCTCGGCAGGCATGGCGACGTGTACGACCGCTACCTGGTCCGCATGGAGGAGATGCGCCAGTCGCTGCGCATCGTGCGTCAGGTACTCGAGACGATGCCGTCGGGCGACTACCGCACCGAGGACCGCAAGGTCACTCCGCCGCCCCGAGCCCGCATCGACCAGTCGATGGAGGCGCTCATCCACCACTTCAAGCTGTTCACCGAAGGCTTCAAGGTGCCGCCGGGTGCCGTCTACGAGGCGGTCGAGTCGCCGCGCGGCGAGCTCGGCATGTACCTGGTGTCCAACGGCAGTGCCAAGCCTTGGCGCCTCCACGTGCGCGGCCCGTCGTTCGCCAGCGTGCAAGTGCTGCCGGTGATGCTCTCCGATGGCCTGATCGGTGACGCCATCGCCGCACTCGCCTCGGCGGACCCGGTGCTGGGAGACGTAGACCGATGA
- a CDS encoding geranylgeranyl reductase family protein translates to MTKIDVLVVGGGPGGSAAAYWLARDGHQVLLVEKHEYPRDKTCGDGLTPRSIYQLEQMGFDFAVPEFHRITGLRAYSSELVIEMEWPDHPTLPRWGGVIRRADLDHQVARLTEKQGVVVRQHTTAMPIVTDGRITGVRLTSGDDVEVVEPRFVVVADGSLSRFGRDLGTARDKTRPYGLAARAYYASPMSTDGFMESQLDLRDHSGASVPGYGWVFPLGDGTVNLGVGVLSTFRRWKELNTTVLMEAMAESAPDHWGLTDQSQVTDARGGKLPMSFSVGPLVGPNWVVIGDAAGAINPFNGEGIAYAYETGRIAARHVGRAIAADDHTMLWGYRDEITDTYGLYYKVARAFVHLIGRPGAMRILTRTGLRSRPLMEWTLRVMANILRPDERHIGEEVYRMIERVVAVGPEL, encoded by the coding sequence GTGACGAAGATCGACGTGCTCGTGGTCGGTGGTGGGCCGGGAGGATCCGCGGCCGCCTACTGGTTGGCGCGCGATGGGCACCAGGTGCTCCTCGTCGAGAAGCACGAGTACCCGCGGGACAAGACCTGCGGCGACGGCCTCACCCCCAGGTCCATCTACCAGCTCGAACAGATGGGCTTCGACTTCGCCGTTCCCGAGTTCCACCGCATCACCGGGCTGCGTGCCTACTCGTCCGAGCTGGTCATCGAGATGGAGTGGCCCGACCACCCGACGCTGCCCCGGTGGGGCGGGGTGATCAGACGCGCCGACCTCGATCACCAGGTGGCGCGGCTGACCGAGAAGCAGGGCGTCGTGGTTCGACAGCACACCACGGCGATGCCGATCGTCACCGATGGACGGATCACCGGGGTCCGGCTCACCTCCGGGGACGACGTAGAAGTGGTCGAGCCGAGGTTCGTCGTGGTCGCCGACGGGTCGCTGTCCCGATTCGGTCGTGACCTCGGCACCGCACGCGACAAGACCCGCCCGTACGGACTGGCGGCGCGCGCCTACTACGCGAGTCCCATGTCGACCGACGGATTCATGGAGAGCCAACTCGACCTGCGGGATCACAGCGGCGCCAGCGTCCCCGGCTACGGGTGGGTGTTCCCGCTCGGCGACGGGACCGTCAACCTGGGCGTCGGAGTCCTCTCCACCTTCCGTCGATGGAAGGAACTCAACACGACGGTGCTCATGGAAGCGATGGCGGAGTCGGCGCCCGACCATTGGGGACTCACCGATCAGTCCCAGGTCACCGATGCACGCGGCGGCAAGCTCCCGATGTCCTTCTCCGTCGGACCGCTGGTCGGGCCCAACTGGGTGGTCATCGGTGACGCCGCCGGAGCGATCAACCCGTTCAACGGGGAGGGCATCGCCTATGCCTACGAGACCGGTCGCATCGCCGCCCGGCACGTGGGCCGGGCTATCGCCGCCGACGATCACACGATGCTCTGGGGCTATAGGGACGAGATCACCGACACCTACGGCTTGTACTACAAGGTAGCCCGCGCCTTCGTCCACCTGATCGGTCGCCCCGGCGCCATGCGGATCCTGACGCGCACCGGGCTTCGCTCCCGCCCTCTCATGGAGTGGACCCTGAGAGTCATGGCCAATATCCTGAGGCCCGACGAACGCCACATCGGCGAAGAGGTCTACCGGATGATCGAACGCGTGGTGGCGGTCGGGCCGGAGCTTTAG
- a CDS encoding NAD(P)H-dependent oxidoreductase subunit E — protein MRAWSDETMERARSLVASYPETRSAVMPLLYLAMSEEGGSLTDDGMRVVADLIGITPVQVKAVASFYTMYKRHVGRHLVSVCTSISCHLLGADEVLAAATDEVGVPVGGTAADGSVTVEGVECIGACGGAVAVQVDYEFVEGVTPEAARSLCRWLVDESPGTVRSDDMQERFGGRTAFDWGSEDQTEAVGPIPAFGPYGTAGGA, from the coding sequence ATGAGAGCGTGGAGTGACGAGACGATGGAGCGGGCGCGGAGCCTGGTGGCGTCCTACCCCGAGACACGATCGGCGGTGATGCCGCTGCTGTACCTGGCGATGAGCGAGGAAGGCGGTTCGCTCACCGACGACGGCATGCGCGTCGTGGCCGACCTAATCGGCATCACCCCCGTGCAGGTGAAGGCGGTGGCCTCCTTCTACACGATGTACAAGCGCCATGTGGGTCGCCACCTGGTCTCGGTGTGCACTTCCATCTCGTGTCACCTACTCGGCGCCGATGAGGTGCTGGCCGCGGCTACCGACGAGGTCGGCGTACCGGTCGGAGGCACCGCCGCCGATGGGTCGGTAACGGTCGAGGGGGTCGAGTGCATCGGTGCCTGTGGCGGTGCCGTCGCGGTTCAGGTCGACTACGAGTTCGTCGAGGGGGTCACTCCGGAGGCGGCGCGGTCCCTGTGCCGCTGGCTCGTCGACGAGTCGCCCGGGACGGTTCGCAGCGACGACATGCAGGAGCGGTTCGGCGGGCGCACCGCCTTCGACTGGGGCTCGGAAGACCAGACCGAGGCCGTAGGGCCGATACCCGCTTTCGGCCCGTACGGAACGGCGGGTGGCGCATGA
- a CDS encoding 4Fe-4S binding protein: MANEAWFETPPFRDDYQLTLVDGSYLTAAVKPKQFLHIDQAECILCEGCVDICPWKCIHYLSLDTIAEATNVDDPRQDATNYGVFIVDEDECTRCALCVDRCPTNVISLGKYEGSLAAQAEELAVSAPWAVDTGQRDHKHGYAYGMRF; this comes from the coding sequence ATGGCGAACGAAGCCTGGTTCGAGACCCCTCCCTTTCGGGACGACTACCAGCTGACCCTCGTGGACGGGTCCTATCTGACCGCAGCCGTCAAGCCCAAGCAGTTCCTCCACATCGATCAGGCCGAGTGCATCCTGTGCGAGGGCTGCGTCGACATCTGCCCCTGGAAGTGCATCCACTATCTCTCCCTCGACACGATCGCCGAGGCGACCAACGTCGACGACCCGCGCCAGGACGCCACCAACTACGGGGTGTTCATCGTCGACGAGGACGAGTGCACCCGATGTGCCCTGTGCGTCGACCGGTGCCCGACCAACGTGATCAGCCTCGGCAAGTATGAGGGGTCGCTGGCCGCCCAGGCGGAGGAGCTCGCGGTGAGCGCGCCGTGGGCGGTGGACACGGGGCAGCGAGATCACAAACACGGCTATGCCTACGGCATGCGGTTCTGA